The following DNA comes from Cherax quadricarinatus isolate ZL_2023a chromosome 55, ASM3850222v1, whole genome shotgun sequence.
gttgacaatccggactcagaaagtctccagctacgtcttccgaagacggagcttccaccacttgcggtgacaaggtccttaagacttcgtctaaatcctcaccgacattcgtctctcgaccaatactcaacacgtcatgccggggtaccaatccagtagatggtatcggcaacgactcaggtgcaggcagcggagggaaggactcactctcatttcgaaaaacctgttccaccatctcactccacaaacgaccacgcccttcctctgacgaacgatgctcaccttcatcaggtgtgactggggctacgtcttcttgcacaggtttggtcacgcgtctgttcttttcacatgccgccgctatgtggtcatactctccacaaatgcgacacgtacgccgctgtccaggatataaaaccattacctgtgtcctaaaatcttgaagatacacatatgacggtatgggttggcgcaacgtcatcttaaggctgaatgtaccttccggcatacctgtgtaggcacccattatccacttaccctgctgggcagaatgcacagttccatatttctcaaatacgtttctgatgtcagcttcgtttgcctcgaaggggacattcctcaattttatccaggtataatatcgagacacgtccaccagtctcacacgcacagcaggagtaacgtcaaaacacacatcttgaaagcgcgtaaccaccgattcataaactgtcgcagcaagcagtttcacaaatactctatgcgctccgttcagcgctaccccatacaattcactatcttgtatgccgtatgtctccctgattatcttgggtaagagtatttgagctgaactaggtgtaatcgcacctcgaagcagttcaataccaatagtgttaacgcgtctgcgataacaaaccgccatctcaacaccagtaatttcccagcggtgtcaacagagacacaacaccacctcctcgtaccactgctgtcaggttactgaggagcgtcaggcaagggggtctacacagcccaagagcgatgcagacaatgcaTGAAGATaagattaaattaatgatgggaagaaaaattgtgaaaggttccataatagagaaattgagaCTGTATTTAGAGAATActataattaggtgcagaggtaggttacaaaatgctgaattgggtgataaTGCTAAATACCCTATCTCACTgaccaaaactcatcatctaacaattcTGATTGTTTTATatacccataaaaatgtaatgtttggtggggtacaagataccttaaattgtattagagaaactttctggattccacaaggatggcaaagtgtaaaaagagttattaaatcttgtgtaatatgtcgccgtgtggatgccagatcctatatgtacccaggtcctccaccattgccaaaggagcgtgtacaaatagtgaaaccatttgatgtaacaggtgtagactatagtggtccaatcattttaacaggttcttcagatggtgttccactgaaagtgtttGTATGCTTGTTCACtcgtactgctactagggcagttcatttagaagtggcttatgacttgtctgcagaacagtttatacagctgtttcgaaagtttgcagctaggagatcctgtccgagattgatgatttcggataatgccacaaattttgtagcgggtgctcaacacttgatagaattataTAAGAGTAATGATGTTCAATCTCCgttaacccaacgagggtgtacctggaaatttattactcctagagccccttggcagggaagggctgtacgaaagactgataagcacagtgaagaggtgtctccgtaaagtacatgagtgatacacctgatgcagatgtattaacaccttctcacctaatatgtggaaggaaactggaagctgcccctgtctatagaaataatcctgaagaaagtgatgaagattacaatgatgcggcagtgttgtgtgataaatttaagatgttaaataaagtaattgatcattggtccaatgtgtggcgtaaagaatatcttcatacattacgtgaacacttttatggtgcgacagaggcagaaAATCGGCAGagcattcaaccaggtgacattgtgttaattgatactgaacagcatcgaacattgtggcctctgggcaaagtattgacattgtacccagatgcacaaggtgttgtccggaatgtcaaagtgttgtgtcgtggtaagcgagaaccacgtGATGCTTTaattaaaccacaggaccacccaaccctacaagaatggcacagccagcaatgctagctgttgggccgccatccgagggcatacggaggtgtgggagcttctaagttaatttcattctcatccctgtttgttGTACTAGCCTCATTAGtagttgggtggtcctgtggtttaagagttatgtggttctcgcttaccatgaagcaggccagtacaacatgggttcgaatccttggctaccgcagtgttgttattgatcaataccactcgttcgtggttacaataatatataaatgctgctcgtgaggctagtaccccaaacagggatgagaatgaaattagcttagaagctcccatacctccgtatgccctcggatggagGCCCAACActtagctgtgtgctggctgcgccattcttgtagggttgggtggtcctgtggttctcgcttaccatgaggcaggccagtacaacatgggttcgaatccttggctagcgcagtgttgttattgaaatatatatatatatatatatatatatatatatatatatatatatatatacatatatgtatgtatgtatattaatcCATCCCCGAAACAAGAGGTTCTAAAGCAAATAACAATACTGAGACTAGCCGGAGATCGAACCCGAGATATTAAACCAGCCTCCCGGGACGCTAGGTGAATTTAGCAACACCCTAGTCCACCATGCTACAAACCTTCAGGTGTCCATTAAATACACAGGGCATGCCACTTCTGACACAAGCACATTTATAGCTGTGGATAACTATTGGAACCAGTTTCATTCTGCTCCCGTTTGGAATACCAGTCTGACGAGCAGTACCAGGTAACTAGAGGAAGCTTTCTCAAGTTACGGCCTAGAACCCTTCGAGTAAGAGAAAGCTCTCTCAAGCAACAATATATTAGGTATCCCTTTTTGGGGATACCAAAATATCAGTTTCTTCAACCGAAAAATCTAACCAAAAGTTTTACTTTAATGAAAACAATTATTCTTTGCCAATACTCAGAATCAGAGAATATAAAACAGATATTACAAGATAATTTATGTGCACAATGGCCCATCTTGTCTACCAGTAACTTCTTATGTCAACATTTATACTGTAAACTCTGTAAACAGCTGCACTCTTCTTGCGTACCCAGTAACTTATAAATCAAGTACCTTCTTATACCTGTGAAATACCTCTTACTGGTTCCTAAACTTCTTGTTTTTTGtcataacctttttttttttacagtatgaATGTTGACATTCACACACCTTTCCGCAGACGTAGCAGCAGCCACACATGTCCAGGACGAGGCCCCAGGAGCACTGGTTGACCACTGCTGGCATCTCACAAGTGACCTCACGGCAAGGCAGGCAGGAGAGGCAACTCACACTGTAAATAATGataatgacattatatatatatatatatatatatatatatatatatatatatatatatatatatatatatatatatatatatatatatatatatatatatatatatatatatatatatgtcgtgccgaataggcagaacttgcgatcttggcttaaatagcaacgttcatcttgccatataggacaagtgaaaatttgtgtatgcaataatttcgccaaaatcattctgaacctaacgaaaaaaatatatttcactgtgtttatttagtattaaattattgtaaacaaatctaaaatatatttagttaggttaggctaaaatatattgttcttgttataataaggttaggtaagttttctaagattcttttggtgcaaaattaaaaatttttacattaacattaatgaaaaaaatatatctttaaacgtgtaagagaaaattttagagaggacgtAATtctaagtgagttcttgctaattgaccagttttacatattcggcacgacatatatatatatatatatatatatatatatatatatatatatatatatatatatatatatatatatatatatatatatatatatatgtgtgtgtgtgtgtcgtgccgaatatgtatgtaaaactggtcaattagcaagaactcatttaaaattaagtcctttctaaaaaaatttcttatacgtttaacgatatatttctttcattaatattaatgtaaaaaattttaattttgcaccaaaagaatcttagaaaacttacctaaccttattataacaagaacaatttattttagcctaacccaactaaatatatattagatttgtttacaataatttattactaaacaaacacagtgaaatagattttttcgttaggttcagaatgattttggcgaaattattccatacacaaattttcgctggtcctatatggcaagataaacgttgctatttaagccaagatggcaagttctgcctattcggcacgacatatatatatatatatatatatatatatatatatatatatatatatatatatatatatatatatatatatatataaaacactgatctctggccgaaggaggctcgaacctacgaaccttggaacaaggtacgcagtgctttaccattctcaccacactggaccaataccttggcgccaagctcacgctagacgttgatccaaggcagccagctttcagcttttcatctcatcccctgcatgcatcgaccaactagagattttaacaatgcaaggaattcgcaagagcaggcaaaatatacacaaacactgatctctggccgaaggagactcgaacctacgaaccttggaacaaggtacgcagtgctttaccattctcaccacattggacaataccttggcgcctagctcacgctagacgttgatccaaggcagccagctttcagggagaaggcttacagcttttcatctcatcccctgtacatttcgcctgttcttgcgaattccatgcattgttaaaatctctagtaaggctgatgcatgcaggggatgagaatgaaaagctgtaagccttctccctgaaagctggctgccttggatcaacgtctagcgcaagctggacgccaaggtattggtccagtgtggtgagaatggtaaagcactgcgtaccttgttccaaggttcgtaggttcgcgagatactactgtcctgcaaagtgagtgtgaaacagaaacctgtaactgttttacatgatggtaggattgctggtttcctttttctgtctcataaacacgctggataacaggtatatcttgctacttctacttacatttaggtcacactacacaggcatgcacatacatatttatacatacacatatctaggtttttcttctttcttatagttcttgttcttctctaTTTTccttattctccatggggaagtggaaaagaatctttcctctgtaagccatgggtgtcataggaggcgactaaaatgctgggagcagtgggctagtaaccccttctcctgtataaattattaaaaacgagaagaagaaaagctttataaaactgggatgtttgaatgtgcatgaaTGTGGTGCAGATGATGAGAAagaaatgattgctaatgttatgaatgaaaagaagttggatgtcctagctataagcgaaacaaagctaaagggggtaggagagtttcagtggacagaaataaatgggattaagtcaggagtatctgagagaattagagcttaggaaggggtagcaataatgttgaaggataagtcaTGGAAGGAGAagggggaatataaatgtataaattcaaggattatgtggagtaaaataagggtagGATGCGAGAAGCTGgacataataagtgtgtatgcacctggagaagagagaagtgtagaagaaagagagagattttgggttatagagggtgtggtaggtaagtttggggtgccaggtgtaaatgataatgaggagcctttgactgaactttgtacagaaagtggtttggttataggtaataaatagttttaagaaaaaagaggataaatgagtatacaagatatgatatggggcgtaatgacagtagtttattGATTAAATACGTGAACgagtggtgtggacgcctctgagctaatttcattctactccctgtttggtgtactaccctccacaagcagtattttatattattgtaaccacgaacaagtggtatttaatcaataacaacactgcgactagccaaggactccaGCCTGTGTctttttggcccgcctcatggtgagcaaaaatcacatgatgctctaacccacaggtccACTAAATCCTACGataaggcgggccaaaacgacatgggttcgagtccttggctagttgcagtgttgttattgattaaataccacttgttcgtggttacaataatataaaatactgcttgtggagggtagtacaccaaacagggagtagaatgaaattagctcagaggcgtccacaccaccgtatgtcctcagatcaaggtaaaacacctaactCTTCTAGGTGCCTAATTtatgtaggatttggtggtcctgtgggttagagcatcacgTGATTTTCGCTCCCCATGAGGCGGGGCAAACTGACATGGGTTCGGGTCGTTGGCTAgcgtagacagcctgtactgtctgcacagacagcctatgctgtctgccagcttagttcatattttgcggcactcaggtgctgccctctaggcctgcccagggcagtgggacgctggtcccactcgcacTTACTCAGCGGCCTAGACTCAGACAACAAGCCTACTCCCTCtgtccctcgtgggca
Coding sequences within:
- the LOC138854346 gene encoding uncharacterized protein, translating into MAVCYRRRVNTIGIELLRGAITPSSAQILLPKIIRETYGIQDSELYGVALNGAHRVFVKLLAATVYESVVTRFQDVCFDVTPAVRVRLVDVSRYYTWIKLRNVPFEANEADIRNVFEKYGTVHSAQQGKWIMGAYTGMPEGTFSLKMTLRQPIPSYVYLQDFRTQVMVLYPGQRRTCRICGEYDHIAAACEKNRRVTKPVQEDVAPVTPDEGEHRSSEEGRGRLWSEMVEQVFRNESESFPPLPAPESLPIPSTGLVPRHDVLSIGRETNVGEDLDEVLRTLSPQVVEAPSSEDVAGDFLSPDCQQYETPQKDDETGTSGDFIPHCEVDVEGPGQTCGGQWAWHGRCGRGLECRHAVISKSSNMEGGNALALLSMDEPARCHWRNDTVADKITTFFFWISSLFQNAIMDD